One genomic segment of Protaetiibacter intestinalis includes these proteins:
- a CDS encoding acyltransferase, which translates to MNTLEFLMGLQRARDAAFSMLAARGFHSFGRGSRILLPFRTGNPDLISIGSGVIVGAGSWLMSPAREHPGPVIELHDRARINQTSITAVQSVVIEEGVDIARGCYITDHSHSFERGDIPIRDQPLARVAPVRICRGAWLGQNVVVLPGVTIGENAVVGANSVVRDDVPARAVVAGAPARVIRQLA; encoded by the coding sequence ATGAACACGCTCGAATTTCTGATGGGTCTGCAACGCGCCAGGGACGCCGCGTTCAGTATGTTGGCGGCGAGGGGCTTCCACTCCTTCGGGCGTGGATCGCGCATCCTGCTGCCCTTCCGCACGGGCAACCCCGACCTGATCTCGATCGGCTCGGGCGTCATCGTCGGGGCGGGCTCGTGGCTCATGTCGCCCGCACGCGAGCATCCGGGGCCCGTCATCGAGCTGCACGATCGCGCGCGGATCAATCAGACCTCGATCACGGCCGTGCAGAGCGTGGTCATCGAGGAGGGCGTCGACATCGCCCGCGGGTGCTACATCACCGACCACTCCCACAGCTTCGAGCGAGGCGACATCCCGATCCGCGACCAGCCGCTCGCGCGGGTGGCCCCCGTGCGGATCTGCCGGGGCGCCTGGCTCGGGCAGAACGTCGTGGTGCTGCCCGGAGTGACGATCGGCGAGAACGCCGTGGTGGGCGCCAACAGCGTGGTGCGCGACGACGTGCCGGCGAGGGCGGTCGTCGCGGGTGCGCCGGCCCGCGTGATCAGGCAACTGGCATGA
- a CDS encoding polysaccharide pyruvyl transferase family protein, translating to MQSSPPGAPIPLSRRLVTGARGLVRGTALRRAAGAIAAASVPARARPNADRHLLVAPPGHGNIGDQALVEAFLEQVPGPVTVITRRAGDITIPEAELDRVVTVALPSLIYGGALGHARDVRAFAGLLRDARSLSIVGADVMDGAYVTGASIARADAARLAARRGVDARILGFSWNAAPHPEALAAVLRAEAGGVRMLLRDPISAERAARDGFAEPRLTADIVFAAREADDLLAEELSARLGDAPFAIVNASGLVGDVEPQLAEYLPIVRALREQGLGVVVLPHVSRPGADDLPICRRLVDVADDAGVVLVEHLATPPQIRGLARRAEITVTGRMHLAIMTLLAGVPAVTVATQGKVEGLMASLGTPELCQEPGPGLGARVVEVVAAALPVDSPIRRSIAHHLPTLVERARANVEGLAAVPAAIG from the coding sequence ATGCAGTCCTCCCCCCCGGGCGCACCTATTCCGCTGTCACGCCGACTGGTCACGGGCGCCCGCGGGCTCGTCCGCGGTACCGCGCTACGCCGTGCCGCGGGTGCCATCGCCGCAGCGAGCGTTCCCGCACGCGCGCGCCCCAACGCGGACCGGCACCTGCTCGTCGCGCCCCCCGGCCACGGCAACATCGGGGACCAGGCGCTCGTCGAGGCGTTCCTCGAGCAGGTGCCGGGGCCGGTGACGGTCATCACCCGGCGCGCGGGCGACATCACGATCCCCGAGGCCGAGCTCGATCGGGTCGTCACGGTCGCTCTGCCCTCGCTCATCTACGGCGGGGCGCTCGGTCACGCGCGTGACGTGCGCGCCTTCGCGGGGCTGTTGCGCGACGCGCGTTCACTGAGCATCGTCGGGGCGGATGTGATGGACGGCGCCTACGTCACGGGCGCCTCGATCGCGCGCGCGGATGCGGCCCGACTCGCCGCGCGTCGGGGCGTCGACGCACGCATCCTCGGCTTCAGCTGGAACGCCGCGCCGCACCCGGAGGCCCTCGCCGCCGTGCTGCGCGCCGAGGCGGGGGGCGTGCGGATGCTGCTGCGCGATCCGATCTCGGCCGAACGCGCCGCGCGCGACGGCTTCGCCGAGCCACGGCTCACCGCCGACATCGTCTTCGCAGCCCGGGAGGCCGACGATCTCCTCGCCGAGGAGCTCTCCGCGCGGCTCGGCGACGCCCCGTTCGCGATCGTGAACGCGAGTGGTCTCGTGGGCGACGTGGAACCGCAGCTCGCCGAGTACCTGCCGATCGTGCGCGCGCTCCGCGAGCAGGGGCTCGGAGTCGTCGTGCTGCCACACGTCTCCCGCCCAGGGGCCGACGATCTGCCGATCTGCCGACGCCTCGTCGACGTCGCCGACGACGCCGGCGTGGTGCTCGTGGAGCACCTCGCCACGCCCCCGCAGATCCGTGGGCTCGCCCGCCGGGCCGAGATCACCGTGACGGGGCGGATGCACCTCGCGATCATGACCCTCCTCGCGGGCGTCCCCGCGGTGACGGTCGCCACACAGGGCAAGGTCGAGGGCCTCATGGCCTCACTCGGCACCCCGGAACTGTGCCAGGAGCCGGGGCCCGGCCTCGGCGCGCGGGTCGTGGAGGTGGTCGCCGCGGCCCTGCCGGTCGACTCGCCCATCCGCCGGTCGATCGCGCATCACCTCCCGACGCTCGTCGAGCGTGCGCGGGCGAACGTCGAGGGCCTCGCGGCCGTTCCGGCGGCGATCGGCTAG
- a CDS encoding glycosyltransferase family protein: MSPRAGHDVVFTFSYETWDDAVRRGMMRPPDRLAAALIADPAVRDVIVANPFRWLPTLLARRLTGAGAPFPAVAGRHLAQPWRLRDRRDPIEPDALEERYRAYGRALGRAARRHGHSGPVMLTTHPLVAGFAQPEWAERVVYFGRDDWTSFPGRSEYWPAYREAYRRIAQSGMPVAAVSAQIIERIAPSGPAAVVPNGVEVAEWTGPRPAAPDWFAALPAPRAVYVGTIDERLDAEGVAELARARPGVTIVLLGHVAAPAHLAPVEGIPNVIVHPAVGRAELVAVLRDAEAALVAHRVTPLTEAMSPLKAYEYLAAGAPVLSVDLPPMHGIDPRVRLVPRVRDFGDAIDEVIAAGRADEEERMRFVARNSWESRHRDVFELLFARSNVSG; the protein is encoded by the coding sequence ATGAGCCCGCGCGCCGGCCACGACGTGGTCTTCACCTTCTCCTACGAGACGTGGGACGACGCGGTGCGGCGCGGGATGATGCGTCCCCCCGATCGTCTGGCGGCAGCGCTCATCGCCGATCCCGCCGTGCGGGACGTGATCGTCGCGAACCCGTTCCGCTGGCTCCCGACCCTGCTCGCCCGGCGTCTCACCGGGGCGGGTGCGCCTTTCCCCGCGGTCGCGGGGCGGCACCTCGCGCAGCCGTGGCGATTGCGAGACCGCCGCGACCCGATCGAGCCGGACGCGCTCGAGGAGCGCTACCGCGCCTACGGGCGGGCGCTCGGACGGGCCGCCAGGCGCCACGGGCATAGCGGGCCCGTGATGTTGACGACGCATCCGCTCGTCGCCGGATTCGCCCAGCCCGAGTGGGCGGAGCGCGTCGTGTACTTCGGCCGCGACGACTGGACCAGCTTCCCGGGTCGATCGGAGTACTGGCCCGCCTACCGCGAGGCCTATCGGCGGATCGCACAGAGCGGCATGCCGGTCGCCGCGGTTTCCGCGCAGATCATCGAGCGCATCGCGCCCTCCGGTCCGGCGGCGGTCGTGCCGAACGGTGTCGAGGTCGCCGAGTGGACGGGACCGCGTCCGGCCGCACCCGACTGGTTCGCGGCGTTGCCCGCCCCGCGTGCGGTCTACGTCGGCACGATCGACGAGCGCCTCGACGCGGAGGGTGTCGCGGAGCTCGCGCGCGCCCGCCCGGGCGTGACGATCGTGCTGCTCGGCCACGTCGCGGCGCCCGCGCACCTCGCGCCGGTCGAGGGCATCCCGAACGTCATCGTGCACCCGGCCGTGGGGCGCGCCGAGCTCGTCGCGGTGCTGCGCGATGCCGAGGCAGCCCTCGTCGCCCACCGCGTGACCCCGCTCACCGAGGCCATGAGCCCGCTCAAGGCCTACGAGTACCTCGCCGCCGGCGCCCCCGTGCTCTCTGTCGACCTGCCGCCCATGCACGGGATCGACCCGCGCGTGCGGCTCGTGCCCCGGGTGCGCGACTTCGGGGACGCGATCGACGAGGTGATCGCCGCGGGCCGCGCCGACGAGGAGGAGCGGATGCGTTTCGTCGCCCGCAACTCCTGGGAGTCGCGGCACCGTGACGTCTTCGAGCTGCTCTTCGCGCGCTCGAATGTGTCGGGCTGA